A genomic window from Limisphaerales bacterium includes:
- a CDS encoding SRPBCC family protein, with protein MPDTSGVMKSSGSVEIDKPIEAVFEYTNNNVADWSSIVVEDEVIEEKNGGGVGTTFRSVTEDRGRRMEFAGTVTEYERPTLCTVVLVGDAFDIEAAYHYEALDEGRTRVTQKSNVTPKGFIKVFFFLFGWLMKKGGCDAQQRELENLKQKCEALEG; from the coding sequence ATGCCCGACACTTCTGGCGTTATGAAATCTTCCGGTAGCGTTGAAATCGACAAGCCCATCGAGGCGGTTTTTGAATACACCAACAACAACGTTGCCGATTGGAGCAGCATCGTGGTTGAGGACGAAGTCATTGAGGAGAAAAATGGCGGAGGCGTCGGCACGACGTTTCGCTCGGTGACGGAGGATCGCGGGCGGCGGATGGAATTCGCGGGCACGGTAACAGAGTACGAGCGCCCGACGCTGTGCACCGTGGTGTTGGTCGGCGACGCGTTTGACATCGAGGCGGCGTATCACTACGAGGCGCTGGACGAGGGCCGCACACGGGTGACGCAAAAGTCAAACGTTACGCCCAAGGGGTTCATAAAGGTTTTCTTTTTCCTGTTCGGTTGGCTGATGAAAAAAGGCGGCTGCGACGCGCAACAGCGCGAGCTGGAAAACCTCAAGCAAAAGTGCGAGGCGCTGGAGGGATGA
- a CDS encoding carbonic anhydrase, whose translation MITANEALQQLKEGNRRFVNGGRVVKDLTNRERLTEVMKGQEPFAIVLGCSDARVPLEIVFDHGLGDLFVIRVAGNIVAPSQVGSIEFAAERFGTRLVVVLGHSNCGAIAATVEELETPDAIHSPNLASIINRIRPSVEPLFNNGSNRDHDELLHDAMLANVRASVDQLRHGSAILENLVQNDSLQIVGAEYSVETGQVDFLENQHEAG comes from the coding sequence ATGATTACCGCCAACGAAGCGCTTCAGCAACTCAAGGAAGGCAACCGACGATTCGTCAATGGCGGACGCGTGGTGAAAGATCTCACCAACCGCGAGCGCCTCACCGAAGTGATGAAAGGCCAAGAGCCCTTCGCCATCGTCCTCGGCTGCTCCGATGCCCGCGTGCCGCTGGAAATCGTTTTCGACCATGGCCTCGGCGATCTCTTTGTCATTCGTGTGGCCGGCAACATCGTGGCGCCCTCGCAAGTGGGCAGCATCGAGTTTGCCGCCGAACGCTTTGGCACGCGGCTGGTCGTCGTGCTGGGCCACTCCAACTGCGGCGCCATCGCCGCCACCGTCGAGGAACTCGAAACCCCCGACGCAATCCACTCGCCCAACCTCGCCTCCATCATCAACCGCATCCGCCCCTCCGTGGAGCCTCTCTTCAATAACGGCAGCAACCGCGACCACGACGAGCTGCTGCACGACGCGATGCTCGCCAACGTCCGCGCCTCCGTCGACCAACTCCGCCACGGCTCCGCCATCCTCGAAAACCTCGTGCAAAACGACAGCCTCCAAATCGTGGGCGCCGAATATTCTGTCGAGACGGGCCAAGTAGATTTTCTTGAAAACCAGCACGAAGCCGGTTAA
- a CDS encoding SRPBCC domain-containing protein, with amino-acid sequence MNDTPFTKNKTFATPRAEVWEAITDPAQMRQWYFEQMPNFKPEVGFEIEFNVRCEDRDFLHCWKVTEVITEKKIAYRWRYGGYAGDSLVTWELSDAGENTRLTFTHAILAPFPPDDPIFAREGYEAGWNYFLNDRLPPFLETD; translated from the coding sequence ATGAACGACACGCCCTTTACCAAAAACAAAACGTTCGCCACCCCGCGCGCGGAAGTTTGGGAAGCCATCACCGATCCCGCTCAAATGCGGCAGTGGTATTTTGAGCAAATGCCGAACTTCAAACCCGAAGTCGGTTTTGAAATTGAATTCAACGTGCGCTGCGAAGATCGTGATTTTCTACACTGCTGGAAAGTCACCGAAGTCATCACAGAAAAAAAGATCGCCTACCGCTGGCGCTACGGCGGCTACGCGGGAGATTCACTCGTCACGTGGGAACTCTCCGATGCGGGCGAAAACACACGCCTCACTTTCACCCACGCCATCCTCGCCCCCTTCCCGCCCGACGACCCCATCTTCGCCCGCGAAGGCTACGAAGCCGGCTGGAACTATTTCCTCAACGACCGCCTGCCGCCGTTTCTTGAAACGGATTAA
- a CDS encoding DUF2442 domain-containing protein codes for MSDYNSEKNRAVWLDIPVADLERACEFYAALHGDLFGPLRDLALFRQAAVDAEVGVITWPNGADIDPSILYQWDAAGDEFCRALQRLPKAESTSA; via the coding sequence ATGAGCGATTATAATTCCGAAAAAAACCGCGCCGTGTGGCTGGACATTCCCGTGGCCGACCTTGAGCGGGCCTGCGAATTCTACGCCGCACTGCACGGCGACTTGTTCGGGCCGCTGCGGGACTTGGCGCTGTTTCGGCAGGCGGCGGTGGATGCGGAAGTGGGCGTCATCACTTGGCCGAATGGTGCGGATATTGATCCGAGTATTCTGTATCAATGGGATGCGGCGGGGGATGAGTTTTGTCGCGCTCTGCAGCGATTGCCGAAAGCCGAGTCGACGTCGGCTTGA
- a CDS encoding SUMF1/EgtB/PvdO family nonheme iron enzyme has protein sequence MKQFSLVLILAMVLAGCGKKTTPAEPEVKSEPKAGGLKKAEEKPALVNAFTNTLGMKFVPVPGTDVSFCIWETRVKDYAAYAAANAGGDGRWKEPSAFGISLAQKESHPVVNVSWNDANAFCVWLTRKERAAGKITANQRYRLPTDAEWSAAVGLGKEQGNTPKAKSRGIKGVYPWGKEWPPPKGAGNYADTACKLKLGPKYKAAVGEELPVIKGYTDGFAFTSPAGSFGANQFGLHDLGGNVLEWCEDWYDPAAQEYRVLRGASGGSSDPVNLMSSRRFDAVPGGRDVRAGFRCVLTGRSGR, from the coding sequence ATGAAGCAATTCTCTTTGGTTTTGATATTGGCGATGGTGTTGGCGGGGTGCGGGAAGAAAACCACTCCGGCGGAACCGGAAGTGAAGAGCGAACCCAAGGCGGGCGGGCTGAAGAAGGCTGAGGAGAAGCCAGCCCTTGTTAACGCCTTTACCAACACCTTGGGCATGAAGTTTGTTCCGGTGCCTGGGACGGACGTTTCGTTTTGCATATGGGAAACGCGGGTGAAGGATTATGCGGCGTACGCGGCGGCGAATGCGGGGGGGGATGGGCGCTGGAAGGAGCCCTCGGCATTTGGGATAAGCCTTGCCCAGAAAGAGTCCCACCCGGTAGTGAATGTGAGTTGGAACGACGCGAATGCGTTTTGCGTGTGGCTGACGCGGAAGGAACGAGCGGCGGGGAAGATAACGGCCAATCAGCGCTACCGGCTACCGACCGATGCGGAATGGAGTGCGGCGGTGGGCTTGGGCAAGGAGCAAGGGAACACGCCGAAAGCGAAGAGCAGGGGAATCAAGGGCGTGTACCCATGGGGCAAAGAGTGGCCGCCGCCGAAGGGGGCGGGTAATTATGCAGATACGGCGTGCAAATTGAAACTTGGGCCGAAATACAAAGCGGCTGTTGGAGAAGAATTACCGGTGATAAAAGGATACACCGACGGATTTGCCTTCACCTCACCGGCTGGGAGCTTTGGGGCCAACCAGTTTGGGCTGCATGACTTGGGCGGCAACGTGTTGGAATGGTGCGAAGACTGGTATGATCCGGCAGCTCAAGAATACCGTGTGTTGCGCGGTGCATCTGGGGGCAGCAGCGATCCCGTCAACCTTATGTCGTCCCGCCGATTCGACGCCGTCCCCGGTGGTCGCGACGTCCGCGCCGGCTTCCGGTGTGTGTTGACGGGGCGTTCCGGTCGGTGA